The following nucleotide sequence is from Paenibacillus andongensis.
TTTCTCCTCCAGCACCAGATCGATAAACACCTTCTGCATGAGAGGATCCAGTCCCGAAGTCGGTTCATCCAGGATGATCACCTCCGGCTGATGCATGAAAGCGGCGACGATGCCAACCTTCTGCTTCATTCCTTTGGACATTTTGCGGATAGGGGTTCTGACATCGAACTGGAAGCGGTCGATCAGCTCCTCACGTCGCGCCGAATGTTTCGACCCTTGCATTTCCGCCATAAAATCCAGAAACGTTCGCCCGGTCATACCCTCAATAAATGCGATCTCTCCGGGTAAATAACCGATATACCGCTGGACGGTCCCCTGTTTAGCCCAGGTATCCAGTCCGCCAACCTTAACCGAGCCTTTTTCCGGTTTCATGAATCCCATGATATGCCGAATTGTTGTGGATTTGCCGGCTCCGTTCGGACCCAGAAATCCGAACACCTCTCCTTTTTTGACCGAAAACGATACGTCAAATATCCCTTTCCCGTTCGGGAATGTTTTGGTCAGCTGCTGAACAGTCAACATGCGCGGCCACCTCCAAATATGAAAGTTATGAAATATTTATTGATGTTAATTTCAAAACTTATGTTACTCCTGAATGTTCACGTCGTCAATACTTTTGAAATATATTTGTGCTATAATTTCATTATTCCAAAAAACGGGTGATCCGAATGAACGGCTACGAAAAAAGAGCCCAGCAAAAAAAAGAAAAAATCATGCACGCAACCTTGAAAATGCTGAAAACGTCCGATCCTAGAAAACTGCGGATCACCGACATCGCTGAAGCGGCTGGCGTATCGCAGGTAACCATCTACAATTATTTCGGCAGCAAGGAAGCTTTAGTGGTGGAAGTGTTCAAAGATTACGCACGGACGGCGTTGAAAGAATTTGGGGAGTTTCTCTCCGGCGATCACTCACTGAAGGAGAAAATCGAGTACATCGTTTTCCAGAAGAAGAAATCGTCCAGAACGTTCAGTCTGGAGGTCATGAAGCAGATATGGCACGACGATCCGGAAATGACGCGCTTTCTCAAAGAGGAATATATGGCCAAAGGTGTTCCACTTGTCATTCAGCTCATTGAAGACGGCAAGAAAAATGGGGAAATCACCGCGGCGCTTTCTACTTCCACCATCATGATGTATATGCAAATGTTGACGAGCCAGGCGGACACGATGTTGGATTATGCCGAAAAGCATGGGGATTTGGACACGTTGATCGAGGAAATGGTGCATTTGTTTTTCTATGGGATCGCCAGCACGCCTCAACCGAAGGTTCCTACATAAGTTTAAGTTTTGTTGCTCCATAGAAGTTGATTTGAGATAATGCTGATAGGAATAGCAGAAGAATGGGAGTGTGACATTTTTGGAAAAGAAGAAAAAAACGTTAGCTTTTATAGGTTCTTATGCGGATTCGAATAATCCTGGGGTATACTCCTGCCGATACAATGAAGAGAATGGAAGCTTGGAAGTCACCCATCAAGTAGATGGTTTGCAAAACCCAACGTTCTTGACAGTGGATGCGACGAATTGGAAACTATATGCTTTATCAGAGGGGCTTGACGAGAATCAGCAGCGGTGCGGAGCGGCATCTTCTTATGATGTTGATACAGCTGCAGGAGAATTAACGTTTCTGAACAACGAGATCACGCTGCCAGCAACGACGTGCCACATTACATTAGATCATACAAACCAAGTAGTGATGGTAGCTAGTTATCACAGGGGTATGGTAGGCTTGTCTCCTGTGCTAGCGGATGGCCGTTTGGGTACAACGGCTGATATTCAGCAGCATCAGGGTGCAAGCGTCCTATCGGTTCAGGATAGACCTCGTGCTCATTCCGTTTTCTTAGATCGAGCAAACCGTTATGCGGGAGTCTGTGATCTAGGTTTGGATAAGATCATTATGTACAAGCTGGATATCCCTGCTAAAAGGTTTATTCCTCACAATGAAGTGCAAGTAACTCCTGGTTCAGGTCCGCGGCATTTTGCTTTCCACCCGTCCTATGCCTTTGGCTATGTTATTAATGAACTTGGCTCCACCGTTACGGCATTCAGCTATGAGGAAGAACGAGGAGAGCTGACGGAAATCCAGACGATTTCCACACTCCCGTTGTCTTATGATGGGGAAAATGCCTGCGCGGATATTCATGTTTCACCTGATGGAAAGTTTCTATATGGATCTAACCGCGGACACGATAGTATAGTTGTGTATGCCATCGATGCAGCAACTGGTAAGTTAACAGTCGTGGAACACGCGCCTACGTTAGGGAAGCACCCGCGTAATTTTGCGATATCGCCGGATGGACAATTTGTGCTAGTAGCTAACAAAGATTCGGATCATATTGTATCATTCTCTCGGGACACTCAATCGGGGAAGCTCATTCCAACCGGAAGTGTGCTAAATGTGTCTAAACCTGTTTGCATCAAGTTTGCTAATGTAGAATGACACATTTCACGGAGCGAGTTATTCACATTATTCGGTGTATCCCCGAGGGCAAAGTCATGACCTATGGTCAGATTGCCAGGCATGCTGGAAGCCCGAGAGCGGCTCGTCAAGTCGTACGAATTTTGCATGCAATGAGCAAGAAACATCGTCTTCCTTGGCACAGAGTCATTAACGCAAAGGGAGAGATAGCGATCATGGATGACGAAGGATCTCATATGCAAAGTTTTTTGCTGCAAGCTGAAGGTGTCATTATTACGGATCAGCGGTATATTTCCCTTGAGCACTATCAGTATCAAATGCAAGAAGATGCATGAATGTACATAGGAAGCCTCACTTCTTGCAACTGGAAGTGAGGCTTTTTTGCAAGGAGGAAGTGTGCTAAACTTTGTCGAATCAGGGTAAATGAAAGATCAATTCGCGGAGGTTTCTATGAATCAAGAGCAAGCTTTACCAGGAGCGATATATAATTTAGTAACGATGCAGTCAAATCCTTCACAGCGGCGGTTTGCTTTTATGATTGGAGCTATTGTTACGTTGATTTCACTGCTTTCTGTGCCGTTTGTAAGGATACAGTTGGTTGAGCTGCAGGCCTATCAGCCGGCTATTTTTTCTACCATAATTTGTTTTGAACTAATTACAGCCTACGTGATTTATAGTCAATTCAAAATCAATCGATCACCGGCGGTACTCGTCCTGTTTGCAGCGTATCTGTTCTCCGGCGGTATGAATTTGGTTTATATCCTCACGTTTCCTCGTGTTTTCACCGAAAGTGGCTTGTTCCATGCTGGAACGCAAACTTCGGTTTGGCTATACGTGTTCTTGCACGCAGGTTTTCCTCTAGCGATTGCCCTCTATATGATGATGGAATCGAAATTTGTGAATGTTCATTATAGTGCTCTCAAGGCTAAGAGATTAGGTCTGTACACCCTGATAGGTGTCGTTTTACTAATCACAGGATTGACTTACATCACCACGCATTTCAAAAATCAACTGCCGATCGTGCTGTATCAAGGTAAGCTAACTCCTTTGTTTATATATGGTCTTGGGCTGCCCATAGTCTTCATTACTTTACTTACACTAATTGTCTATTACAAAAGAACCAAAGCGAGTACGGTCACTTCGACCTGGCTATGCGTAGCCATACTGGCTTCCATGCTTGATGTGGCGATTATTCTTTGTGGCGGCGGGCGCTTTAGTGTGGGATGGTATGTGGCAAGGTGGAACAGCTTTGTATGTGCAAATATAGTGCTTGCGGGGATGATTTATGAGTTTACCAAAATGTATCTGAGTATGACAGAGCTCTTCCAGCAGGTGAAGGAGAGTAAAAATAAATATAAGGTGCTGCTTGGTGAAAGCCAGCAGGCGGAGAGAAAGATTTCAGAACAAAGCGATATTATTGAGCGGATGCTTGAATCCAGCCATGAAGCAATTATCATGTGTGATACAGAAGGACGGGTCATCTTTACGAATCGCCGCGTGGAACATTTTTTTGAACGTCCACTTGAAAGCGGAGAACGGTTGTCTAGCTATTGTCTTGGAATGAAAACCTCAGACACTGCTTTTGGGGAGATTATCGATGCTTATTTCGGTCAAACGATCCCGCCTTTTCGTAAGCGAATAGCTAGATTGACGTCGATAGGTGAAACAAGGCACTATGAATGCTATGTCAACCCCATTTCAGGTGAAATGGAAGGGACGTTCAGGGGACATCTGGTCGGATTCAGAGATCGTACGGAAGAAGAGCGAATTGATGAGTTGAAAAATGAGTTTGTCAGCATTATTTCTCATGAAATTCGGACTCCGCTATCCTCGATTGTTGGCTTTATTGAAATCCTGGCAACACGTGCAGTCACGGAAGAGAAGCGCGCCAAATATATCGAAACGATTCATAAGGAATCCTTGCGGCTATCGAATTTGATTAACGATTTTCTTGATTTGCAGCGGTTGGATTCGGGCAGGCAAGAGTTTCATTTCCAATCTTTGGACGCTGTCCTCTTACTCCGCGAAATCGTTGAGCAGTGGCAGGGGAAAGACAATCATGAAGCTGAACTGCATGCAGCAACCGAGCGTATTTTTATCCAAGGGGATGAAGATCGTTTAAAGCAAGTTT
It contains:
- a CDS encoding ABC transporter ATP-binding protein, translated to MLTVQQLTKTFPNGKGIFDVSFSVKKGEVFGFLGPNGAGKSTTIRHIMGFMKPEKGSVKVGGLDTWAKQGTVQRYIGYLPGEIAFIEGMTGRTFLDFMAEMQGSKHSARREELIDRFQFDVRTPIRKMSKGMKQKVGIVAAFMHQPEVIILDEPTSGLDPLMQKVFIDLVLEEKARGTTFLMSSHSFPEIERTCDRAAIIKDGVILTVKDIHELQSMQRKLFEVTFERTEDAEAFVRTSGVTVESREGNRVRVAVQGEYARFLSETSKYLVRNLDVFTQSLEDVFMNYYDRKGTLQ
- a CDS encoding TetR/AcrR family transcriptional regulator; the protein is MNGYEKRAQQKKEKIMHATLKMLKTSDPRKLRITDIAEAAGVSQVTIYNYFGSKEALVVEVFKDYARTALKEFGEFLSGDHSLKEKIEYIVFQKKKSSRTFSLEVMKQIWHDDPEMTRFLKEEYMAKGVPLVIQLIEDGKKNGEITAALSTSTIMMYMQMLTSQADTMLDYAEKHGDLDTLIEEMVHLFFYGIASTPQPKVPT
- a CDS encoding lactonase family protein, giving the protein MEKKKKTLAFIGSYADSNNPGVYSCRYNEENGSLEVTHQVDGLQNPTFLTVDATNWKLYALSEGLDENQQRCGAASSYDVDTAAGELTFLNNEITLPATTCHITLDHTNQVVMVASYHRGMVGLSPVLADGRLGTTADIQQHQGASVLSVQDRPRAHSVFLDRANRYAGVCDLGLDKIIMYKLDIPAKRFIPHNEVQVTPGSGPRHFAFHPSYAFGYVINELGSTVTAFSYEEERGELTEIQTISTLPLSYDGENACADIHVSPDGKFLYGSNRGHDSIVVYAIDAATGKLTVVEHAPTLGKHPRNFAISPDGQFVLVANKDSDHIVSFSRDTQSGKLIPTGSVLNVSKPVCIKFANVE
- a CDS encoding MGMT family protein encodes the protein MTHFTERVIHIIRCIPEGKVMTYGQIARHAGSPRAARQVVRILHAMSKKHRLPWHRVINAKGEIAIMDDEGSHMQSFLLQAEGVIITDQRYISLEHYQYQMQEDA
- a CDS encoding MASE4 domain-containing protein: MKDQFAEVSMNQEQALPGAIYNLVTMQSNPSQRRFAFMIGAIVTLISLLSVPFVRIQLVELQAYQPAIFSTIICFELITAYVIYSQFKINRSPAVLVLFAAYLFSGGMNLVYILTFPRVFTESGLFHAGTQTSVWLYVFLHAGFPLAIALYMMMESKFVNVHYSALKAKRLGLYTLIGVVLLITGLTYITTHFKNQLPIVLYQGKLTPLFIYGLGLPIVFITLLTLIVYYKRTKASTVTSTWLCVAILASMLDVAIILCGGGRFSVGWYVARWNSFVCANIVLAGMIYEFTKMYLSMTELFQQVKESKNKYKVLLGESQQAERKISEQSDIIERMLESSHEAIIMCDTEGRVIFTNRRVEHFFERPLESGERLSSYCLGMKTSDTAFGEIIDAYFGQTIPPFRKRIARLTSIGETRHYECYVNPISGEMEGTFRGHLVGFRDRTEEERIDELKNEFVSIISHEIRTPLSSIVGFIEILATRAVTEEKRAKYIETIHKESLRLSNLINDFLDLQRLDSGRQEFHFQSLDAVLLLREIVEQWQGKDNHEAELHAATERIFIQGDEDRLKQVFHNLISNAIKYSPGATKIDIYVETDNGKVLIKIQDYGLGIPAEALDKLFTRFYRVDNSDRRKIGGTGLGLSIVKEIIEAHHGKVVVDTELGKGSIFIVQLVEIDAE